In Mycetocola zhujimingii, one DNA window encodes the following:
- a CDS encoding TetR/AcrR family transcriptional regulator: MGETTPMTPGVTGSRRGDATRARILDAATELIYANSIRGTSADRIIEQAGITKVTFYRHFKTKTDLVVAYLERQAAGEREALTTARSQSDPAHALENIAEIIGSASCMPGFRGCPFINAAAEIADPDDPVRVVVDAHRTWTLELFTAIATDAGASDPDTIAGQLMMLRDGAMVNGYLSDPEEIAGRLRVAYAAVIGAARTPN, from the coding sequence GTGGGTGAAACAACGCCGATGACGCCTGGGGTGACCGGTAGCCGGCGGGGCGACGCCACGCGTGCTCGCATCCTGGACGCCGCGACCGAGTTGATCTATGCGAACAGCATCCGCGGAACAAGCGCCGACCGGATCATCGAGCAGGCGGGGATCACGAAGGTCACGTTCTATCGCCACTTCAAAACCAAGACCGACCTGGTTGTTGCCTATCTCGAGCGGCAGGCCGCCGGAGAGCGGGAGGCGCTGACGACTGCTCGCTCTCAGTCAGACCCTGCACATGCGCTTGAGAACATTGCGGAGATCATCGGATCGGCGAGCTGCATGCCGGGATTCAGGGGATGCCCGTTTATCAACGCCGCCGCAGAAATCGCCGACCCGGATGACCCCGTCAGAGTCGTTGTCGATGCGCACCGCACGTGGACCCTCGAGCTGTTCACCGCAATCGCGACGGATGCCGGCGCCAGCGACCCCGACACTATCGCCGGGCAACTGATGATGCTGCGGGACGGCGCCATGGTCAATGGCTACCTCAGCGACCCCGAGGAAATCGCCGGGAGATTGCGCGTTGCCTATGCCGCGGTCATCGGGGCGGCACGCACACCGAACTGA
- a CDS encoding dihydrolipoyl dehydrogenase family protein: protein MAGAFEGSPPDYDLIVIGAGPVGENVADYAAKRGIRVAIVESELVGGECSYWACMPSKALLRSGHVLRAAQRLDGTRQAVTGELDVPAVLARRNTFTSEWKDDGQVDWLNSAGIDLIRGHARLTGPRTLAVNGRDYTARAVAVATGSVPVLPDIPELAAANPWGTREATSASAAPARLLVLGGGVAGTELATAWASLGSDVTLLSRGPLLEREEPFAGELVTKALREMGVDVRIGVSPTGVHRDEAGVVTTTLDDGSTVVTDEILVSTGRRPNTLDLGVDTVGFIPGEKLSVDDTMLVTGTDWLYAVGDVNGRALLTHQGKYQARAAGEVIAARLSGGDVHDAPWGGHVATADHAAVPHVIFTDPEVAGVGLTEAQARARGLNVTTVEYDLGWVAGAKLHADGYEGHAKLVIDEDRHIIAGATFVGQDVADLLHSATIAIVGEVPIDRLWHAVPSYPTISEVWLRLLETYGRPN, encoded by the coding sequence ATGGCCGGCGCATTCGAGGGCTCGCCCCCTGACTACGACCTGATCGTGATCGGGGCAGGCCCCGTCGGAGAAAATGTGGCTGATTACGCCGCGAAGCGTGGCATCCGTGTCGCGATCGTCGAATCCGAGCTCGTCGGTGGCGAATGCTCCTACTGGGCGTGCATGCCTTCCAAGGCGCTGCTGCGCAGCGGGCACGTTCTGCGTGCCGCCCAGCGACTGGATGGCACTCGGCAGGCGGTCACCGGTGAACTGGATGTTCCGGCGGTTCTTGCCCGCAGGAACACGTTCACGAGCGAGTGGAAGGACGACGGCCAGGTCGACTGGTTGAACTCCGCCGGTATCGATCTGATCCGGGGTCACGCTCGCCTCACGGGTCCACGCACCCTCGCCGTGAACGGCCGGGACTACACAGCGAGGGCCGTCGCGGTCGCGACAGGCTCCGTCCCCGTGTTGCCCGACATCCCAGAGCTCGCCGCGGCCAACCCGTGGGGAACCCGGGAAGCGACCAGTGCGTCGGCCGCTCCGGCCCGGCTGCTGGTGCTCGGCGGAGGTGTCGCCGGCACCGAACTCGCCACCGCCTGGGCATCCCTCGGCTCCGACGTGACCCTCCTGTCCCGGGGTCCTCTCCTGGAACGCGAAGAACCCTTCGCTGGCGAACTCGTCACGAAGGCGCTCAGGGAGATGGGTGTCGACGTGCGCATCGGCGTCAGTCCGACGGGTGTTCACCGCGACGAGGCCGGTGTTGTAACGACCACACTCGACGATGGCAGCACGGTGGTGACGGATGAAATCCTCGTCTCCACTGGCCGCCGCCCGAACACGCTCGACCTCGGCGTCGACACGGTCGGCTTCATCCCCGGGGAGAAGCTGAGCGTCGATGACACCATGCTCGTCACGGGCACCGACTGGCTCTACGCCGTCGGTGACGTGAACGGACGCGCGCTTCTCACGCATCAGGGCAAGTACCAGGCCCGCGCCGCGGGGGAGGTCATCGCTGCCAGGCTCAGCGGCGGCGACGTGCATGATGCTCCCTGGGGCGGCCACGTCGCAACCGCTGATCACGCCGCCGTGCCCCACGTGATCTTCACAGATCCCGAGGTCGCCGGAGTCGGATTGACCGAAGCCCAGGCGCGGGCCAGGGGGCTGAATGTGACGACCGTGGAATATGACCTCGGCTGGGTTGCGGGAGCGAAATTGCACGCCGATGGTTACGAAGGCCACGCGAAACTCGTCATCGATGAGGACCGCCACATCATCGCCGGGGCAACCTTCGTCGGCCAGGATGTCGCAGACCTGCTGCACTCGGCAACCATTGCGATCGTCGGTGAAGTCCCGATCGACCGGCTCTGGCACGCCGTCCCCTCCTATCCCACCATCAGCGAGGTCTGGCTCCGACTCCTCGAAACCTACGGTCGGCCGAACTGA
- a CDS encoding EthD family reductase has product MPTKITIIINNPTDADAFEAGYPEIVSLAQQLPGLRRTESAKVWPKEDGTPTPSHRTLDLYFDSYDDASAAVSTPAAGEFFQRLVGTGTPFTGLFSDIETL; this is encoded by the coding sequence ATGCCTACGAAGATCACCATCATCATCAATAACCCCACCGACGCGGATGCGTTTGAAGCGGGCTATCCCGAGATCGTCTCGCTGGCCCAGCAACTCCCCGGCCTGCGCCGCACGGAATCCGCGAAGGTCTGGCCCAAGGAAGACGGAACTCCCACCCCGTCGCATCGCACCCTCGATCTGTACTTTGACAGCTACGACGACGCGTCAGCCGCTGTCTCTACTCCCGCCGCTGGTGAGTTCTTCCAGCGCCTCGTCGGTACAGGAACACCTTTCACCGGGCTTTTCTCCGATATCGAAACGCTCTAG
- a CDS encoding alpha-amylase family glycosyl hydrolase produces the protein MSQTQGSATAHTGPEWVDHVIWWRVYPLGFVGAFPESDAGPATPDEHRLLRLIPWLDHVIELGASGIALGPVFASSTHGYDTIDHFSIDPRLGTDEDFATLVGEARARGLRIQLDGVFNHVGREHPLVAQDSEALKRTSDGGLVAFEGHDALVELDPAQPETRRLVVDVMRHWLDRGADAWRLDAAYRLPPDFWAAVLPEVRRTHPDAWFEAEVIHGEYTAFVNEGTVDSVTQYELWKAIWSSIDEGNFWELAWALGRHNEMLSSFVPTTFIGNHDVTRIASAITDARHHPHAIVLLATLGGTPTVYAGDEWGFRGVKEERAGGDDVIRPEFPIDGPASVQVEDPAIEPLYQELLGLRRRHPWLHRATTAEPRALSNEHLEIDVVCEGERLTVALNLGDDTFPLAEGSVLAADPATRETPGQLAAHGWAIVG, from the coding sequence ATGAGCCAAACGCAAGGATCCGCGACAGCCCACACCGGACCCGAATGGGTGGACCACGTGATCTGGTGGCGGGTGTATCCGCTGGGCTTCGTCGGTGCGTTTCCTGAGTCAGACGCCGGGCCGGCCACGCCGGATGAGCACCGGTTGCTTCGCCTGATTCCGTGGCTCGACCATGTGATCGAGCTCGGTGCTTCCGGTATCGCGCTCGGCCCGGTCTTTGCGTCATCAACGCACGGGTACGACACCATCGACCACTTCAGTATCGACCCGCGCCTGGGTACCGATGAGGACTTCGCAACCCTCGTTGGTGAAGCGCGGGCGCGAGGCCTTCGCATCCAGCTCGACGGCGTCTTCAACCACGTCGGACGCGAGCACCCGCTCGTTGCGCAGGATTCAGAGGCGCTCAAGCGAACCAGCGACGGCGGCCTGGTGGCGTTCGAGGGCCACGATGCGCTGGTCGAACTCGACCCGGCGCAGCCGGAGACCAGGCGCCTCGTCGTCGACGTGATGCGGCACTGGCTCGATCGCGGTGCTGACGCGTGGCGGCTCGATGCCGCGTACCGGCTGCCGCCAGACTTCTGGGCGGCGGTCCTGCCCGAGGTGCGCCGTACACATCCGGATGCCTGGTTCGAGGCGGAGGTGATCCACGGCGAATACACCGCGTTCGTCAATGAGGGAACCGTCGACAGCGTCACCCAATACGAGCTGTGGAAGGCGATCTGGTCGAGCATCGACGAGGGTAATTTCTGGGAGCTGGCCTGGGCACTCGGCCGCCACAATGAGATGCTCAGCTCGTTTGTGCCGACGACCTTCATCGGAAACCACGACGTCACCCGGATCGCGTCGGCGATCACGGATGCCCGGCATCACCCGCACGCGATCGTGCTGTTGGCCACGCTCGGGGGCACTCCGACGGTCTACGCAGGTGATGAGTGGGGCTTCCGCGGGGTCAAGGAGGAGCGCGCTGGCGGTGATGACGTCATTCGCCCCGAGTTCCCGATTGACGGGCCCGCCTCCGTGCAGGTCGAGGACCCGGCAATCGAGCCGCTCTACCAGGAGCTCCTTGGCCTGCGGCGGCGCCACCCGTGGTTGCACCGCGCCACGACTGCCGAGCCGCGGGCTCTCAGCAACGAGCACCTCGAGATCGATGTGGTCTGTGAGGGGGAGCGCCTGACTGTCGCCTTGAACCTCGGCGATGACACGTTCCCGCTCGCTGAAGGCAGCGTGCTCGCCGCGGATCCGGCCACCCGGGAGACCCCGGGCCAGCTCGCGGCGCACGGGTGGGCCATCGTCGGTTGA
- a CDS encoding 3-keto-5-aminohexanoate cleavage protein produces the protein MLNQMDRSLLQACLNGARPANEHPRLSATPMTAEAIAAVRAGAHSLHVHPRNSRGDDSLESTDVASWVAALRASCPGIPIGVTTGEWTAPDATARLAMISAWSVLPDFASVNWHEDGAEDVARLLLDRGVGVEAGIWNIDGARRWASSPIRSSCLRTLIEVADLPGEVGKPAAEELIALVRRADPTIPILLHGEERSAWPILGMAVSAGLDTRIGLEDTLELPDGSLAHGNAELVAAAVAITAERMRPRQE, from the coding sequence GTGCTGAACCAGATGGACCGTTCCCTGCTCCAGGCGTGCCTGAATGGCGCGAGGCCGGCCAACGAGCACCCCAGGCTCAGTGCAACACCGATGACCGCCGAGGCGATCGCAGCGGTGAGGGCCGGAGCACACTCGCTTCACGTCCACCCCAGGAACAGCCGCGGGGATGACAGCCTCGAATCCACGGATGTCGCTTCGTGGGTTGCCGCCCTGCGTGCGTCGTGTCCCGGCATCCCGATCGGGGTCACCACTGGCGAATGGACCGCACCGGATGCCACGGCCCGGCTGGCGATGATCTCGGCCTGGTCGGTTCTGCCGGATTTCGCTTCGGTCAACTGGCACGAAGACGGTGCGGAAGACGTGGCGCGCCTGCTCCTCGATCGCGGCGTGGGCGTGGAGGCAGGAATCTGGAACATCGACGGTGCTCGCAGATGGGCGTCGTCGCCGATCCGTTCCTCGTGCCTGCGCACGTTGATCGAGGTTGCGGATCTGCCCGGCGAGGTGGGGAAACCGGCGGCGGAGGAGCTCATCGCGCTCGTACGACGTGCGGATCCGACCATTCCGATCCTGCTCCACGGCGAGGAACGCTCGGCGTGGCCGATCCTCGGGATGGCGGTCTCCGCGGGGCTGGACACCAGAATCGGCCTCGAAGACACCCTCGAGCTGCCCGACGGTTCCTTAGCGCACGGGAATGCCGAGCTCGTCGCCGCTGCGGTCGCTATTACGGCCGAGAGGATGCGGCCCCGTCAGGAGTAA
- a CDS encoding response regulator produces MITVAIADDQKIVRAGLSVILDQEDDIQVIGEAKDGYEAVALAKEQHPDVICMDIRMPGLDGISATRAIMSDPSNTTSVLVVTTFDLDDYVFGALEAGAAGFLLKGADEETLLGSIRSVARGDGTLDQRLTRRVISEFANRRRRPDRIQTPPSVPLTARELEILALLSEGLSNQEIAERLFIEPTTVKYHLAGILTKTGARDRLQAVVWAFTNGVVSSAM; encoded by the coding sequence ATGATTACCGTTGCCATTGCCGACGACCAGAAAATCGTGCGCGCCGGCCTGTCCGTGATCCTCGACCAGGAGGACGACATCCAGGTTATCGGTGAGGCCAAAGACGGCTATGAGGCCGTAGCGCTCGCGAAGGAGCAGCACCCGGACGTTATCTGCATGGACATCCGGATGCCGGGGCTCGACGGTATTTCGGCAACACGAGCGATCATGTCGGATCCCTCGAACACCACGAGCGTGCTCGTCGTCACCACATTCGATCTCGACGACTACGTCTTCGGGGCGCTGGAGGCCGGGGCGGCCGGGTTCCTGCTCAAGGGCGCCGACGAGGAGACGCTGCTCGGTTCCATCCGTTCCGTGGCCCGCGGTGATGGAACCCTCGACCAGCGCCTGACCCGCCGGGTGATCTCCGAGTTCGCCAACCGAAGGAGGCGACCGGATCGCATCCAGACGCCACCCTCAGTGCCGCTCACCGCCCGGGAACTGGAAATTCTGGCACTCCTGAGCGAGGGGCTCTCCAACCAGGAAATCGCCGAGCGGTTGTTCATCGAACCGACGACGGTGAAGTACCACCTCGCCGGCATCCTCACAAAGACCGGTGCGCGAGACCGGCTGCAGGCCGTCGTGTGGGCCTTCACCAACGGTGTCGTTTCGTCGGCGATGTAA
- a CDS encoding sensor histidine kinase encodes MTTSPRQSSVRNALWRGTPVVLTALLGIGYVIGVAVVDSESAGQRYPWLPGVIVLAQAVVLLGRYRAPVVVLIVTAALDGVMLLISSGEASTGTFAVIIAVYSYTRERREASHYLLPAAIAVASVVLTIITVQSSLEVPGELALPFALLRAALTFGLPVILAEVVDGRARLVEALRERADAAERERERLAQDAVREERALMARELHDIAAHHLTGIIVSAQAADALRATDPDRAGKYIRRVQSDARTTLNNLRQTVGLLRADGEGSLAPVPSIEQLPGLITEASAAGSPVALSETGTPVDIGPLTGITVYRMVQESLANAARHAPGSPRSVELEYGENALRVTVRNGPASQAVAPESGSRPRFGLVGMAERADLIGGRLTTGPSADGGWANILEIPYDGVQS; translated from the coding sequence ATGACCACATCGCCCCGCCAGAGCAGCGTTCGCAACGCGCTCTGGCGGGGTACTCCCGTTGTGCTGACGGCTCTCCTCGGCATCGGCTACGTGATCGGAGTGGCGGTCGTCGACAGCGAGTCCGCCGGCCAGAGATACCCCTGGCTTCCCGGCGTGATCGTGCTCGCCCAGGCGGTGGTCCTGCTGGGGCGGTACCGCGCCCCCGTGGTCGTACTGATCGTTACGGCGGCGCTCGACGGTGTGATGTTGCTCATCTCTTCCGGGGAGGCGAGCACCGGCACATTCGCGGTCATCATCGCCGTCTATTCGTACACCCGCGAGCGCCGTGAGGCATCCCATTACCTGCTTCCCGCTGCCATCGCTGTGGCATCCGTCGTCCTCACGATCATCACCGTCCAGTCCAGCCTCGAAGTGCCCGGCGAGCTGGCGTTGCCGTTCGCACTACTGCGTGCGGCTCTCACGTTCGGCCTGCCAGTGATCCTTGCCGAGGTCGTCGATGGTCGCGCTCGACTCGTTGAGGCGTTGCGCGAGCGGGCGGATGCCGCCGAGAGAGAACGAGAACGCCTGGCGCAGGATGCCGTGCGCGAGGAGCGCGCACTCATGGCACGGGAACTGCACGACATCGCGGCCCACCACCTGACGGGCATCATCGTCAGCGCCCAGGCCGCTGACGCGTTGCGGGCGACGGATCCGGACCGCGCTGGGAAATACATCCGCCGCGTTCAGAGTGACGCTCGAACCACGCTGAATAACCTTCGCCAGACGGTCGGCCTGCTCCGCGCCGACGGAGAGGGTTCGCTCGCCCCCGTTCCGTCGATCGAGCAGCTGCCGGGCCTCATCACCGAGGCATCCGCCGCGGGAAGCCCTGTGGCCCTGTCGGAGACCGGAACTCCGGTCGATATCGGCCCGCTCACCGGCATCACCGTGTACCGAATGGTGCAGGAGTCACTCGCGAATGCCGCCAGGCACGCGCCCGGCTCGCCTCGCTCCGTTGAGCTGGAGTACGGCGAGAACGCCCTGCGCGTGACGGTACGCAACGGGCCTGCGTCGCAGGCCGTGGCTCCGGAGTCCGGTTCGCGACCTCGATTCGGGCTCGTGGGCATGGCGGAACGCGCCGACCTGATCGGCGGCAGGCTCACAACCGGGCCGAGCGCCGACGGCGGCTGGGCGAATATCCTCGAGATCCCCTACGACGGAGTGCAGTCATGA
- a CDS encoding ATP-binding cassette domain-containing protein gives MTNSTSPALAIRGLSKSFSGHPAVEDVSFDVFDGRVVGLLGPNGAGKTTTTRMILGLAAPDSGEALIHGRRYRDLEQPAQTIGALLDSAGLHPGRTGREHLRIAAAQIGVAQPRIDAVLNDVDLSTAADRRIGGYSLGMKQRLALAAALLGEPSILILDEPANGLDPAGMHWLRQLIRSFADAGGSVLLSSHVLSEVALVADDIVVIAAGRVAASGDLRSTVDAHGGDLESYYLDLTSTSAGVR, from the coding sequence ATGACGAATTCCACATCACCAGCCCTCGCGATTCGCGGGCTGAGTAAGTCCTTCTCCGGACACCCCGCCGTCGAGGACGTCTCATTCGACGTCTTCGACGGTCGGGTTGTCGGTCTCCTCGGCCCGAACGGCGCCGGCAAGACCACCACCACCCGCATGATCCTCGGCCTCGCCGCTCCCGACAGTGGGGAGGCACTCATCCACGGACGCCGATACCGCGACCTCGAGCAGCCTGCACAGACCATCGGGGCGCTCCTCGATTCGGCAGGACTGCACCCGGGCCGCACCGGCAGGGAGCACCTCCGTATCGCCGCAGCGCAGATCGGCGTTGCTCAGCCCCGGATCGACGCCGTGCTCAATGACGTTGACCTGAGCACAGCGGCCGACCGGCGGATCGGCGGCTACTCGCTCGGCATGAAGCAGCGACTGGCGCTGGCCGCAGCACTGCTCGGCGAGCCGTCCATCCTGATCCTCGACGAGCCGGCAAACGGCCTCGACCCTGCGGGGATGCACTGGCTTCGCCAGCTCATCCGTTCCTTCGCGGATGCCGGCGGCTCAGTCCTCCTGTCGTCCCACGTCCTGTCGGAGGTGGCGCTTGTCGCCGATGACATCGTCGTGATCGCAGCGGGCAGGGTCGCGGCATCCGGCGACCTTCGCTCCACGGTCGACGCCCACGGAGGAGACCTCGAGAGCTACTATCTCGATCTCACCTCGACAAGTGCGGGGGTGCGCTGA
- a CDS encoding serine hydrolase domain-containing protein, producing the protein MSMNQQESQNTVEPAAIQPSRRRGVIIATTSVLAVGALVAGAWGAGAWSDAAPVEKEATAKNSVIQEHLDDLVDLGFPAALASFTNPDGEHEDYVAGVGNLTTDEPVPVDGEVRMGSNTKTFTSVAVLQLVEDGQVALDEPIDTYLPGLVTGDGVDGTRITVRHLLQQMSGLPEYADEIAMDFEKVQSVYTSPRDLLDIALSKPAGFAAGERWEYSNTNYLVLGLLIERVAERPLFEVITERIIEPLGLEHTYFPTVGEKTLRGEHPSGYHINSDGDFYDVSALDPSWGWAAGQIVASPSDLNEFTRAVLDGRLLGEEMTTEMQKTVPAEEGLWPGAGYGLGLQSYPLSCGGVIWGHGGDIHGFQTRNGVASDGTAFTVAVTALPWAFIAEEDEPRMMDTYKAVTDAVDAAFCED; encoded by the coding sequence ATGTCCATGAATCAGCAGGAATCACAGAACACCGTTGAACCAGCGGCGATCCAGCCGAGCAGGCGCCGTGGCGTCATCATCGCGACGACCAGCGTGCTGGCCGTTGGAGCGTTGGTCGCCGGCGCGTGGGGTGCCGGTGCGTGGTCGGATGCCGCGCCGGTGGAAAAAGAGGCGACCGCTAAGAACTCTGTCATCCAGGAACACCTCGACGACCTGGTCGATCTCGGTTTTCCCGCAGCGCTCGCCTCGTTCACCAACCCCGACGGGGAGCACGAGGACTACGTGGCCGGGGTCGGGAACCTCACGACCGACGAACCGGTACCCGTCGACGGGGAAGTGCGGATGGGGAGCAACACGAAGACGTTCACCTCCGTCGCTGTGCTGCAGCTCGTCGAGGACGGTCAGGTTGCACTTGATGAGCCCATCGACACCTACCTGCCGGGTCTGGTCACGGGTGATGGCGTCGACGGCACGCGCATCACCGTGCGTCATTTGCTGCAGCAGATGTCAGGACTCCCCGAATACGCCGACGAGATCGCGATGGACTTTGAGAAGGTACAGAGTGTCTACACATCGCCACGGGACCTCCTCGATATCGCGCTCAGCAAGCCGGCGGGCTTTGCCGCCGGTGAGCGCTGGGAGTACAGCAACACGAACTATCTGGTGCTCGGCCTTCTGATCGAACGCGTGGCCGAACGGCCGCTCTTCGAGGTGATCACCGAACGGATCATTGAGCCGCTGGGGCTTGAACACACCTACTTCCCGACGGTCGGCGAGAAAACACTCCGCGGCGAGCACCCTTCGGGGTACCACATCAATTCGGATGGTGACTTCTATGACGTGAGCGCGCTTGACCCGTCATGGGGCTGGGCCGCCGGTCAGATCGTCGCAAGTCCGAGCGACCTGAACGAGTTCACGAGGGCCGTCCTCGACGGGCGGCTGCTGGGCGAGGAGATGACAACCGAGATGCAGAAGACGGTGCCGGCCGAGGAAGGCCTGTGGCCAGGAGCGGGGTACGGTCTCGGTTTGCAGAGCTACCCGCTGAGCTGCGGCGGCGTGATCTGGGGGCACGGTGGCGACATCCACGGCTTCCAGACGCGCAACGGTGTGGCCTCCGACGGAACAGCATTCACGGTTGCCGTCACCGCTCTGCCCTGGGCCTTCATCGCTGAGGAGGACGAGCCGCGGATGATGGACACCTACAAGGCGGTAACGGATGCCGTCGATGCGGCCTTCTGCGAAGACTGA
- a CDS encoding aldo/keto reductase, translated as MKTFTLPNTEIVAPNVVLGLMRIPDKTDDEVRELVHTARDAGIDFFDHADVYGNDLHGCERRFAEAMKLSASERDAITIQTKAGIVREGPYFDFSYEHIIESVNGSLEALQTDRIDILLLHRPDALVEPEEVARAFDELESAGKVKAFGVSNHTPRQIDLLKRYVRQPIVANQLQLSITHAPIVTQGVAANMLGEQQSVTLDGGGIVDYCRLNDITIQAWSPFQAGFFTGVFLGSPEYAELNAAIDRLAAQYDVPPIAIATAWITRHPAQMQVVLGTTSPERVTGAALGSEIPLTRAEWYELFRAAGHIVP; from the coding sequence GTGAAGACCTTCACCCTGCCGAACACCGAAATCGTCGCCCCCAACGTCGTCCTCGGACTCATGCGCATTCCCGACAAGACGGACGATGAGGTCCGGGAGCTCGTGCACACCGCCCGGGATGCCGGCATCGACTTCTTTGACCATGCGGATGTCTACGGAAACGATCTGCACGGATGCGAGCGCCGATTCGCTGAGGCGATGAAGCTGAGCGCGTCGGAACGTGACGCCATCACCATCCAGACGAAGGCCGGGATCGTGCGGGAGGGCCCGTACTTCGATTTCTCCTACGAGCACATCATCGAGTCGGTCAACGGATCGCTCGAGGCACTGCAAACGGACCGGATCGACATCCTGCTCCTTCACCGTCCCGATGCCCTCGTCGAACCGGAAGAAGTCGCCCGCGCCTTCGACGAACTTGAAAGCGCAGGCAAGGTCAAGGCATTCGGCGTCTCGAACCACACCCCGCGGCAGATCGACCTGCTGAAGCGGTATGTACGGCAGCCGATCGTGGCCAACCAGCTGCAGCTGTCAATCACCCACGCGCCCATCGTGACGCAGGGCGTCGCCGCGAACATGCTCGGCGAGCAGCAGTCGGTCACGCTCGACGGTGGTGGGATCGTCGACTACTGCCGCCTCAACGACATCACGATCCAGGCCTGGTCACCGTTCCAGGCCGGGTTCTTCACCGGGGTCTTTCTTGGATCACCCGAGTACGCGGAGCTGAACGCCGCTATCGATCGACTGGCCGCCCAGTACGACGTGCCACCGATCGCGATTGCTACGGCGTGGATCACCCGTCACCCGGCCCAGATGCAGGTGGTGCTCGGAACGACGAGCCCTGAGCGCGTTACCGGGGCTGCCCTCGGCTCTGAGATTCCGCTGACCCGCGCCGAATGGTACGAGTTGTTCCGCGCGGCGGGCCACATCGTTCCGTAG
- a CDS encoding VOC family protein — MDDVEEALAHAERLGGTRVLGPAQNPSGALAVGHFADPEGNLMGVAGPR; from the coding sequence GTGGACGATGTGGAAGAGGCGCTCGCGCATGCCGAGCGGCTGGGTGGCACTCGAGTGCTCGGGCCAGCGCAGAATCCCAGCGGCGCGCTCGCGGTCGGCCACTTCGCCGATCCGGAGGGCAATCTGATGGGTGTTGCCGGCCCGAGGTAG
- a CDS encoding PadR family transcriptional regulator, translating to MDDDLLSGHLQELRRGTIVVACLSVLKRPGYGYGLLEALEQAGFAVEANTLYPLLRRLEKQGLLTSSWDTDEARPRKFYTTSEKGSELLDLLLAEWDDLHSSIHQLNEEGRS from the coding sequence ATGGACGACGACCTCTTGAGTGGACACCTGCAGGAACTGCGGCGGGGCACGATCGTGGTGGCGTGCCTGTCCGTGCTGAAGCGCCCCGGATACGGCTACGGCCTCCTCGAAGCTCTCGAGCAGGCCGGGTTTGCCGTCGAGGCCAACACCCTGTACCCGCTCTTGCGCCGACTCGAAAAACAGGGGCTGCTGACCAGCTCCTGGGACACAGACGAGGCGAGGCCCCGCAAGTTTTACACCACCAGTGAGAAGGGCAGCGAACTGCTCGACCTGCTCCTCGCGGAGTGGGATGACCTCCACTCCTCCATTCACCAGCTCAACGAAGAAGGACGATCATGA